In Mustela lutreola isolate mMusLut2 chromosome 4, mMusLut2.pri, whole genome shotgun sequence, the genomic stretch TATGAGGCACTGTACTAAGCACTTTATGAGATCTCTTCTGATACTTTAACTCTGTGTTtattacttctacttcacagaccAGGACTGGTACTGAAGCCCAGATGTTTTAAGTGAGTTATTATCTAATCCAGTAAGTGGCAGAATAAGGATATATAACTCTTCCACCACTCAAATCCATACTTGAGAATGTATCTGGCCAAGGAAGTCAGCATGAACTAAGGAACCCAGAATCAGATAATCAGTTCTTGGCTAAGACCTTCATGGGTGGAGTCCTGATTTTCATTCCAGGATACACATAATACCATGCACAAAACTTGGCTTTACTTTCACAGGAAACACTTGAAGAAAAATTGTAGAACAGGATAAGAATCAAGCACATGTGAATGTCTCcctaaaataattacaatttaatTTGCTAGGTGCTTTATATGTTGAAATGAATGTCATAgttattaactgatttttttttcagtttttattttaaaagtaactatAGATTCACAGGACATTACAAAAGTGGTGTAGAGAAGTTCTGTGTAGCTTTCACTCAGTTTTCTCCATTGGTTACATCTTACATAACTATGCTACAATGTCAAAACTAGGAAATTAACATTGGTGTAAGAAGATACAGTTTTATGTCATTCTATCACATACATAGGGTTACCGCAACTACGTTGCAATTAAGATACAGAACTATTCCATCAGAAATTACTGGATTTGAGTAAATGTACACTTATTTAGAAAACacatacttaaaaagaaatagtacctggaaaaaaaaaagaaaacacatacttAAATGTAATGTTTAGGCCGCTGATAGACTAGAACTTCTCTGAATGAATTCAAATCATTTTGTCTCAGATTTAAAGTCACTTAcctatcctttcttttataaTATATCTGCTGTTGCAGTAATGGGTTAAAGGAGGGGGTTCTGATCTCTCTTTTCCTGTTGGGTGTGTATTGTTCCCCTTAGAAAGATGCATGGACCAGAGCTAAATGCTGACATTCAAGTATTTCAGGAATAAAAAATATTGGAGGAAAAAATGTTATctcgtttttaaaaaaaatttacttaaaagtaCTTTGTAGAGTTCTGCTTTTTACATAATTTGTACTTTCATATATTACCATTGGTGCTAAAGGTGATGCCTTGCATAGAGTTTTTGTTGCCGTAGAATTGGAAGGGatatgatggtgatggtgatgatgctgAAGACAATGAATATTTTCATAGTAGGTACCATTTACTGAATGCTGATACACCATTTACTATGCATACATATTTTAGTCAATCCTCATAAGGGCCCTACTGGGGAAtaatattattatccctattttattattattttttaaaattatttatttgagagagagaaagcacatgcaggggggagtggcaggcagagggagaaccaggctccccgctgagtagggagcccaatgtgggcctccatcccaggaccctgggatcatgaactgagccaaaggcagatgcataactgactgagccacccaggcgctcctattattcctattttaaaaatgaataaactgaagGTCAGCAAGGCTAAATAAGTTGTACTAGCTTCCATAACATGATGTAATGTACTTGCAATTCAAACCCGCTTCTGTCAAATTCCAAAGCCTGTTTTTATAATCATTATGTTCACCAAAAGAattttgtctcttctcttctggCAGGATTGCCCTGAAACCACTAGAGGAAAGTTTTGGCTTTAAAATATCCATAGAAGATTATTTCAAGGCCTCTTCAAAAACTTACACCAGTAGTCCACCTTACGAATCTAATTGCAGAAACTATATCCCTTTACTACATGATAAACCCATGTCCACATTTCTGCTCCTCAGTAAAGATAAATAATACTTATGTATTTTTACcatataatttctatttaaaaacaataaccaTATACTCATTCACAAATAACCTCAATCCCTAAGAATTTGGTCTCAAATCCTTGGCTGAATATAAATCTTAGTTTTACTCTTTGTTAGCTGCTTGAGCCGGGAAAGTTGTTTAACTTCTCTATTCCATACTGTCCTCATCACTGCTAGGATAATCATAGTGTTTATATcctaaaattattatttgaacTCTAATAGTCATGGAAAGAACTTAACTCAGTGTTTAGAACATGAGTTGTCATATAAGTAAGCAATATAATAAATAGGATTATAGATATTACTACTTCTTATTATAGATATTGTTACTATATCTAGACCTAATAATTCAGTTATTTGGTTTTTCTCCTTGAGACCATTTCTAGCTTCTCTAACATTTCACTAAATGTGGGATTAAATATAACCAACATTTCACTAAACTACAGGACTAAATATCATCAGTTCAAGATATGATTGGTAACAAATACAGCTTGTGATTTTACTAAGTTTTGGAGAAATCACAAAATTATCTGCAGTAAAATAGTTGTATAATCAtattccattcatttgttcattcaaacACATGTATTTGATGCTGTTGCCTTTTATTGTACACCAACTGTTTGATCTATTTCCAAATTCTCATAGATATTTTCCTCCCTTTTGAAGACTGGAAATTATAAAAAGCTGTCTGTAACAGCTGCTTTGAGGTCATCTACGTATGTTGACTGCAGGTGGAAATCTCTTTCACAGAGCCCTAAATAGTAGGTGGTAAAATTTGGCCTTTGAGGGAGCGGGACTCTACTAGCCTTTTGTACAATTTATCATCCACAAAGTGTGTTAAGGTGCTTTTGATCTTTGGAAATAATATCTTTCAAAGTAATGTGTTGCTTATATGTGACCACTGGCCCTCTTTAGGTATCTCAGTATCATGCTGATTTCAATGagtgaatgtatttttaagatgGTACACTGATGACTCAATTTAATAGAGAGACTCTAGATCCTTTTGAAATCCATTTGGGAGGATCGAATGAGAGGAGGTTTGTGAGTGGTGCTTTGAAAACCATAAAGCACTAAGTAGCCATATGtcattttattatgataatttCCATCATAGTTATTAAATTTTGGTTTTGCATTAAAAGTTCTTGCTTTCTGCAAGATTAAGGGTGCGATTCTGCCAAATATTAACCATAAAGAGTTTGTAAAAATACATTCATACTATTCTTTGCATTTCCTTATATTTCTTTATGGAACATGTTTCAGGCACAGAACTAAAAATTTGGGGTCACAGAGAAATTTGTGGAAATTTATAGGCTTTGGTTTATAGAGACTTGAAGttttttccatctctctggtaTTTTATTCATGTCAGTTTGCAtggcctctttcctttccttatccTCCTCTGCCAGGTTTGGTTTTGAGCTTTGGATTCAAAGAAACCCCAAAGTCAAAACAAAATGGTCAGAACTGCTGATTCTTGTTTTGCAAACCTTTTTAGTGCTGGATTCACAGGAAGAGAGGTCACTGACCAGAAACTAGGACTAACTTCACCCAGAATGTTGGCAAAGTTCAGGAACCTTTGAGTGAACTTGCCCCCAGATAGATATCTATAATAAAACTTAaacatttttctactttatattaaagataatttaatgaaataatatcaCCCTATAAAAAGTGGTTTTAGTACTTAAATTCAGTATTAATCTACCAGTTAtttttgataaaaacaaaataatttaccTTTTGTATTAAATACAGTCTCTTGGCTTTTCAAACTGCAGGTCCAGTTTGGAAGCTCAAATGTAAAATGTACTTAAGTGTCCTCATtacctttgaaattatttttgagacTTGTAATTAAGAAGAGAGTTATGCTAAACTCTGCTTATCAGAtttcaaatcagaatttttataGCTTTGCTATAAACCTGCCACCATCGTGTTTTTGTGATGGAAAGGCTGATAAATGCAATAATATATACCAATTCAAGGGTTTTAATTGTATGTTCATGCAGGAATTACACGTACTAGCATAATATTCAGTTTTCAGTGCTAATTTTGCCAAAATCTGCTTTCACATTGGGCAGCCGTAAAAGATGATCGCCCTGAATAGCTGCCTATTGATGGCAAAGGCTTtgattatttttactttccttGGAAAGTCTGATTATGTCTCAAATGTGATTTCATTTAGATCTTTTCTTGTTTTACGTGTCTGAATACTAATAGTAACCAGATAAGTATGGGGAACTTTGAGACCAAAAGGCAGATTTCAGTCAGTgaattgtatataaataaaattgcctCCAAGCAGCATCTGAAATGATATTTAGATTTCAAATGTccaaataacttttaaatttcaaaaacattattaGAATTTTCCAGAAGTAATTGACATTAGGATTTTTTAACTGGTGGaaggtattaaaaaaacaatatctacttatattttattcatgttagtttaaaagataaagaataatATAGTTTAACATAGGATGTGTTATATACTAAAAGCAGTTGTACTAAAAAGTAcattggggacacctgggtggtgaaattggttaagcatctgactcttggtttttttggctcaggctcaggttgtgatctcagggtcctgaaatcaagccctacCTTATGTTATGCTTGGTGCTCACCCCAGAGCAGCTTGATTGGGTTCCTTttaccctctccctgtgcccaccACGTTCGCTCAAgctctcttcctatctctctttctttctctaataagtaagtaagtaaataaataaatcttaaaaatattacacTGACAGATGGTAACTGCAACTGTGATGAGCGTAacataatgtatagagttgttgaatcattatgttgtacgtCTGAGATTCATggaatattgtgtgtcaactacagtaaaaaaaattaaaagtacactAAATTTATGGATCTTAgatgaaaagattgaaaaagaacTACAACTGTCACATTGCTTATAAAAGTTGGGTGTCAAGACATGGAGGTATAGTAGATTCATGTTCTAGATGCAGACGATCGTGTCTGATCTCTATGGATGATTTCATGTGAGAAATAAGTCAACCCATTTCTCAGTGTTTATAATCCTTATTTGGCTTCAAATTATTCTATCAGTACAATGattaagaaaatgtattaagggactttacattttaaagcagcttctcaacatataaaaaattacaaagagcAAAACATTTGCACTTTAACAGATTCAAGAATTGTGGACATAAATCTTCTAGTGATAATGATGAAATTGTTTTTCCGCTTACAATCTCTAGATATTATTTACTACACTGAAGAGGTATTCACTGTAGGATATCAAGTGCTTACTAAAAATAGGACAGTATGGTTCAGAGTGTGAGGGAGAGGATTAAGGATGGTGGATGCTTGTATTTACTCTTTAGGACCCAGTgattttgaggtcttttgtctacagagtttttatttttaatttctggttttcaaaaaaatattgatGATTCCTAGCgttgaatcattttttaaaaacttaacactcatagatttttctttctttctttctttctttctttttttttacatgatgTTTAATTCTCAGGAGGACTTTATGtgggagaaagaagggagagtCTGCAAGATCGTTAAATTTTGAACCCATTCACACTATACATAAAATATCAACACATTTTTaaaccaattaaataaataactggaTAAACATGAAGTATTGATGGAGCCACTAGCAGTCCAAAAGAAGTTGGGAAACAGAATACTGTTTAATGAAAAGTTGAGAAGTAATTAGTTATGTCCTTCCAACATattaaaattagtaattttaaatttatctttaaaaatacagaaagaaatgtTAGTCTCATTAGCCAAAATGTTGTCtagaaaaatgagtaattttaCTTTATAAGACTGACATAGGAGTCATTATCCAAATTTCAGTTCATTTTATTAAAGGCACTAGAGAATAAAAAATGTACTCCctgattttgctgttttttttttttttttatcttatctagttacatttttttcccttttacctgTGTATACAGATCGTATGGTAGAAGTAGAAAAAGTCCTGGTGAAAAGACACAGTCAAAATATGAAATCGTTTTCGGTAGGGTGGTCATTTCAGAACTATTTCAGTTCCTATAGATAGAAGAACTAGGACAAGTTTTAAATGAAGACACTTGAGAGACAAGCAAGTCACTGCAGTGCTGGTGAGCAGGAGTGTGAACTGGCAAAACCCACCTGGGAAGACAATCTGGCCATTTGTAGCCACAAACTTAAATGTTCATGTGATGAAGAAATTTTACTTCTAGTTACCTAATACCAGGAAATTACCACAGGCAGAGAAGACATTTAAAAGAATGCTctttgcatcatttttttttttaaaggaagtatcTTACCTATCTACTTGTAAAGAACTGGCATTAAATTATGATACGTCGTTATGACAAAATACAGTAATCAGAATTATGTATGAATAGTATTTAAAGCCAGGGGAAAGGTGCTCATTCTATATTGCTGAATGGAAAAAGATCTGTATCCAAAAGTATCTCAAATTTGTTAAGCGTATTCAATTTATATctgtacagaaagaaaaaagtagaaggaaataaaaatgctaacTATGGCATTGTGAagtgatttaaattttctttttttaacttatgttTTCCAAACTTTCTAGGGTGAGTATATCGtacttattaataaaaatgtattatattccTAAAGGTAAAGAGggagaattgtgtgtgtgtattgtgtatgtgtgtgtgcaaagGTGTGCGATGTGAAGAGGCAAAATAAAGTATTAGGATTTATCCTTTCGAACTTCTGAATTTATGGTTAGGCGGTACTTGTTAACTCAGGTTCCTCCTCACTTACCTACTCCTATCTGAACAACCCCAGTTCAGGTCGCCCACAAAGCAAAACCATGGAGTGGCAGAGGGTCCAAACTGGACGTAGGCTCTCGCCTAGGTCCTGCTTCAAACCTCCTCTCCATCATATACATTTTCCAAAGTCGAAGAATGGAGTTTTTGCTTTACCTGTTCCTAGATGCAGCTAGTAAGAAAGCTGTCTTTTCTACCTACAGCTAAAAATTGTAAAGTGCGCACTCAAACTGCGCTGCACCTGGGAAGACCAGGTCATTTTCCCGGAAGCGCAGGGGGTAAGCCCCGCTCGGTGGCCAAAGTTCGGAGAGCCGAGGATCCGGGCAAGCCCGGGAGCATTCCTGCCCTCGGAGACCGAGCTCCTTCGGTCCACCTCCGGGGTCAAGCTTTGGTCTCCTGGAGCGACCCGAACAAGGTTTCTGGTTCTGGAAATTAAGGGGAAGAGAGGCGAGAATAATGTCCCTTCTCAGAGGTCGCCTGTCCCCTGGACTCTCCTTCCGTCCtcatctccttccttctgtctctctctagaCAAGCCAAAGAGGATCAGACCCGAGGTCCGGAGCCCCTTGGCTTCTCTGAAGACCCGCACCCCAACGCTTTGCCAATGATTCTGTTGTAGGTGCCCCCCAAAAACGCGCGGGCGGGAGCGGCGTGCCTGCCCGGGATTGGGGATTGGGCAACACTGACTCTTgaggctttaaaagaaaaaaaaaaagtaagaacatctatttaattttttctttccttccttccttccttccttccttcctttcctttcctttcctttcctttcctttcctttcctttttaaaagaaaacagaagagtttGGACTCTACAGAAGCCCCGGAAATCTGCAGTTTGGGGAGAGGATTAGCTCCTCGCCAACAGGCCGGCCGAAGCTGTGTCCCGGCGCTCGCGTCTATAGCCCCGCGCGTTCGAACTCGTAAGGCGCCCCGCCCGCCCCTGCCCCAGACTCCAATTGAGAGCGTTCGCGTGTCTATCAACTCTACGGCTGCCACTTCTTGAGGGCTGTGGGGATTTCGCAACCCTGAACCAAACTCCAGAAGGCCAGACATTCTGCCTTGAAGAGTCCCTCCTGGCCTGTCGGCCACACCCTGCTGGGTCCCGAAGCACGCCAAGCCCGCGCGCGTCCGGGAGGAGGGCGCAGACCCCTCTCTCCCGCTCCGGTTCAGCCGGTATCCTTCTTTTCGCAGCCCTCCAAGAGCTCGGTCATGAAGGAAATGTAGACGATGGCCAGGCGTAGGGTCTCGATTCGGGACAGTCTCTTCTCGTAAGCAAAAGTGGGCACCTTCCTTCGCAGCTGGTCGAAGGCCTCATTGAGGTTGAACATCCGCTTCCTTTCGCGGATGTTGGCTGCCTGGCGCTGGGCATAGGTGATCACCCTTTTCCTCTTGGGACGGCCCAGCGGGGAGGCGCCTCTCCcaggctcctcttcctcctcctcctcctccccctcgtCTACTTCGCCCTCCTCTTCTGGATCCTCCTCCTCAAAGCGTGCCAGCCTCCTGCGTCTTCCCTCTCGGAGCACAAGGTCCGGGTCCCCAAAGGGAACCCCGGGTGCGAAGTCGCAGAGGAGAGGGTGCCCAGGGGAGGCCAGGGACAGGTCTGCGACGAAGTCCAGCACGCTGGCGTCCACGCACCTCTCCTGGGCCGCCATCGCATCAGCTTGGACTTGCCTCGCATCGGTTTCTTGCAGCGAGGGGCGAGACTCCTAACAGCTCTGAATCTGACGCGGCACCATCTCCGAAAGGCCAGGGGAATTAATATTTATAACCAAGATGATAACAGGATTAGTGGCACCGATAGGGAAGGCTCTGACAATGTCGTCGTCTCGAAACTGATAGAAGAAGACAAGCTTGAGCACGCGTGGAAGTCTCAAAGGGACAGGCCTCCAATTCCGAGATCCTTTTCCATGAGCCACCTGGGACACTTTGGCAACAACCCCTAGCCTCTTACCTGCTGTGCTTTTTGTGCCTCTCCTCATCCCCGCAGCCAACTAATATTCTTCAGGCTCCTTATCTCATGTAGCTCTTTTAATTTAGCTTTGGATTTTCAAAGCGAGGATGTTTTCCACCACTCTGGCTTCTCCTTGGCTTCAGAGTAGGAGTCCTGAGTCTTGCCACCGGAGGCTGCCAATGGCTGTGAAATAAGTGCATGTGCTTTTAATGATGTCCTGAAGAGGGGCCCTGTCTGCCAGGGGTCGAGGGGAGCTGTTTGTCTGGTATCCCAGTGCAGCCGCTACTGAAAGGCAGGATCTTCCATTAGCTTAAGTAAGCACGGTAGGTGGGGGCGGAGAGCGCATTCCCCAGAGTCGCTGTTGGAACCAGCTTTCTCCTTCCAGAGCCTGGAAACAGCTCTCCTGCGGTGTTACAAACCCGACTTCTAAAGTCCGTTTTGTTGTAATCACCCTAACAACAGATACTTGAGTTTCCCTTCCCTACTTATCTCCTACTCATGTAAAGTGGAAGAAATTACTTCAGGGCAAAAGTTATGATGgcaataaaatggggggggggtcctaATATTTTCTCTGAATGTACTTAACTATGTAACCCCAGCGTGGGGGGCAAAGCAAACCCTCACcaccacacaccccccccccccgcgcgccCAAACAAAACAACTTCAATCTCCTTTCAATAATGCGATTTACCCTTTGATAGGCCAATGGGTCGATCAGCCCTCTGTTGTGAAGTCTTTCGACTTTTAAATTGCCCATCGGTATTTGTGAACAAAGATAAATCCTCACGTCCTTCTGGCTTGTTTTCCTCATTGATTTGTGCTGCCCTACAGGACTTGagagtggcaactatatgagttCAATTTAAGGGAGATTTAAAAGTTATCGTTAGATCATGTTTTTGagatgaaaggaaatttaaaatttggtataagaaaatgaaattttactgaTTTCatattatctttaatattttaacaaagaCGGgttcatgtttcctttttttgccACTGGctatatttacttaattatttggtGTAGGGATTTTTAAGAAGTCACGGAAGGGTAGAGTAATATATTGGAAAATCGTTTTAAAGATGGCTTAGAAGAAATAGCTGTAAAAGATGAGTAAAGAGATGCCTTGTTTCAAGGAAGAATCCCTGAAGACAATTCCTACTAAGGAGGTAAGTTGTGTTCTAGCCGTTCGGTTAGTACATTGGACAGCTCCCAGAAACAGCCTATTTCTTACAGGTCAGCACAATTTTCTTCCTAGCCTTCCCCTGTGTACTCCTAGATACTATTAAAGCAGTATCGTcttgaagttttccttttctctcattcattcgTTCTTTTAACCCATTTGTGTCTGTGTTCTCCCTTGCTCTTTTGTCCTgtggttgattttcttttctcttgcatttattctttatgctccaatGTGCATTGTGATAACTCAGGCAGAGAAGAATTGAAATACATATTCCTGAAAGATGTTAATGAATATGAGGTCCTTGATTACGATTACCTATTGATTTTTACTCAACTTCTTTCAAAGAGAagactgagaaattaaaaaaaaaatgaattggaatTTCAGCAGTAGCTAAAGGATAACTAaatgggagaatttttttttttgttttgttttgacaagCAGTAACATGCTTTCTAGTTCTTGTTTAACTTAATGTGTTATTCAGTATTTGGACATATTTTATCATTGATTTTTAGTTGTTAAATATTTCTCatgacttttctcttttaaatgcaaatgtaaatggattaaatacctcATATTGTAAGAATCTAGTTTGACAACAGAATATATTAGGACAATTACTGAAGGGAAACATGAgagatatttaaaagtaaaatttaataaaataggtGTCAGAAGCTATCATGGGACTTGAAACATTTTTCTTGGACTAAAATTCTTCATGATTTTATGGAAAGGTATGAATATTTCAATAACCTTATCACAAAAGAATGCAACAAAATTAATGGCACCCAATGCATAGGATTGGGTTGAAAtatcaatattaaaatattagggaatttatttaaaatgtcttatgTCTGTAGCAATAAAAAACatccccaaatttttaaaaaataccccaaaagctaaaaaaaatcccaagattaACACTTCTGCTTATATCACAATAACTTCAGTTTATCCTACAAGGTTCTAATCATGGTGACACAGatagagcaaaaatgttaaaatctaAGTTGTAATGATTCactctattttttgtttataaatgtgaaacagaaataagtgaaattgtttttctctgcttattttgAAACATctctaattttcaaataatttttttggaggggcacctgagtggcccagaggttaaacatctgcctttggttcaggtcatgatctcagggtcctgggatggagccccatatgggggaccccctgcttctccctctccctctgcctactgctctgcctgcttgtgttctttctcccccttcctttggcaaataaataaataaataaatagtttttaaaaaaaatttaaaaaaatggttttgtggATATTTGATTTCACAGTAAATATACATAGTAAATGTAGTAAGTTTATATAAATGACATGAAACAGTTCATCCCATTGGAAGGAACCATTAATCCTCATTAAACTTATTCATCTTGTTAAAGTATTTCCAAAGGAAATCAGTACCTTTTCTGCCCTTAGAAGCTCCaggaaaaaatttcaagaaatataaatatcaatTCTAGGGTCTGTCTATACTTAGAGTTAAATTCTTGCTTACCTTCAAATTAATTTCTTGCTATTTTACTTATAATCCTGAGTTCAAATGAAAGTAAGGACTCCTCAGAATGCCGTCGTTTAGGGATTGGCAAACTTTCTCTTTAATTGGCAAAATAGAAATGTAGGCTTTTTACAGGTTGTACAATCTCTGTGGAACTACTTAGCTTTGCTTTTGTAGTATAAAGgtagccatagacaatatgtaaatgaaaaagaatggcTGTGGTCTGTGAAACTTTATTTACAACATCAGGTAGTGGGCTGGATTTAACTGTTGAACTGTAGTTGCTGACTCTGCCCTATTTAATATGCCTGTCTTCACATTCCTTCGGATACCTCTTATGGGGATTTGCTAACATAAGGCATTCAAGCATGTAAATGAATATCTAGTTAGTGAGCACATATCTTGTTTACATTGAATATGTGTgtcaggaagagggaaaggaggtgTAAAAATGCTCCTGAAGCAACTGAATCTGTAGATACTATCACTGCAATTACACTGAGGTGTGTTATAGAGTAAGAAGAGGCTCTGCAGAGGAGGCATACATACCAGGCTAACGATACCCTTGCCCAGACTGAAGGCATATTTCTCatcactgaaagaaaacaaatataaaatatgacgATCTGCTCTttacttttgtttattaatttatttaaacgttatttatttgtttgacagagacacacagagagagggaacacaagggggagtgggagagggagaagcaggcttcctgcttagcagggagcctgatgaggggatGGATcataggacgctgggatcatgacctgacccaaaggcagatgcttgacgactgagctacccaggtgccctgatgatcgctctttaaaatataagcatTACCAGTTTTGGGGTGAATTACATTTCACTAGGAATAAGTAAGGAAGAGGCAAAATTCCTGAAAGGCAGGCTTCTACTTTGTGATGTGCTCCTAATCGTCAATATTTATTCAATGAAGGTgatgtttcaagaaatttatcCTTTCTACTCTTATTTCCAACTGTACTgccactcccccgcccccccatatCTGTGGCAGAAAATGCTTAGCATTCTGCAGTATCTACTTAccctttttccttttagtaaCAGACCCACCCACACATATGTTAACTGGGCACATTTCTGACCCACTGCATTTTTGCTGAGCATGTCTAACCCATGACCATAGAGTAAATGAGACATAATATGTGCAAGTTCAAGCTGGTCTTTGGAAATGCAACTTTTCCCCTTCCATTTGGTCTTTTGTTCTCTTCCCCTATCCTGGAATGTGGGTTCTTTGGTGGAGAGCTAGCACTGACCATGTAGATGAGGACAACACCCAATGGCAAGGGCTAGGAGACTTTTTTCTATACAGGGCCAGATAGTACCTATTTCAGGTTTTGTAGgctatgtgatctctgtcacaactactcagttCTACCACTGTAAGGTGAAAACAGCcacagaaaatacataaatgaatggagGTAGCAGCGCTCCAATGGAATTTTACTTGCAAAAGTAGGTGGCAGCAGAATTTGATTCTCAGGCTGTAGTTGCTGAATCCTGCCCTAGGTAATGCAGGGCAACAGAAAGCTGTTACTTGAAATGCCCTAACAGAATAGAGCTGTACCTCTCAAATTCAGcttaatatataagaaaaaaatatacttccAGTGTATCTCAGAGCTCTTTATTTATTGGTGTGTTTTCTGTTGATACCCAAAAAATTAGACAATGATTTGAAAGATTGAACAGATAGATAtgctatttttattgttattatttttttttcaaatttttatttaagttctggttaacatatagtgtaatatttgtttcaggagtagaatttagtggctcatcacata encodes the following:
- the FERD3L gene encoding fer3-like protein, producing the protein MAAQERCVDASVLDFVADLSLASPGHPLLCDFAPGVPFGDPDLVLREGRRRRLARFEEEDPEEEGEVDEGEEEEEEEEPGRGASPLGRPKRKRVITYAQRQAANIRERKRMFNLNEAFDQLRRKVPTFAYEKRLSRIETLRLAIVYISFMTELLEGCEKKDTG